A stretch of DNA from Allomeiothermus silvanus DSM 9946:
GCCAACAGCGGGGTGATGCCGCCCACCCTGCTTAGATTAGCCTCCAGGGCATCAATCACCGCTTGGGGAGCCTCGGGCATCACCTGGATGATCACCCCACCCGCCACCTGCACGCTGCCATCCCCATACACCCGCACCCCCAGCAATACGGCTGAGGGCACCTGTTCGGACTGCCAGAGATAGTGCGCCAGGTCTTCGGCGATCTCGCCGGAGACGAGTTCGGTAGAAGAGTCATAGATCTCCCCGTTGGACAAAGCCCGGTTTACCCGTAGCTGCCCCTTCCCCACCAGGCCGCCCACATTGAGCTTTCCGTCCGCGCGCAAGGGGATCTCGGCCTGAGGGTTCTTGGCGTAAGCTCGCACCGAGCCATCCGGACCAGCATCCACGATCAACCCGCCTAGCGGACCATCTCCGTCGAAACGCAAACCCACCCGCTCGCGCGGGGTTTTGGAGAGCAGAAACGCCAACAGCAATCCGCCGGTCATCGCACGGCCTAGCGCAGCGGTAGCGGTGGCAGAAAGCCCGTGGCGCCGCCGGGCCTCTTCGGTTATATCGGTAGTATCGGCAGCCAACACGCGCAAGTTGCCTTCAGCAGCGAGGCCGCGAATGAGTCTTCCCATCACCTAGATTGTAGCTGCCCGGGCCTGGAGAAAGGGGCTCTAAGGCAGAATCGAGATCCTCAGCCTACGGGGCAAGGTATCGATTATTCAGATGGCTATCCCCATTCGATTCCAATTGTCAGATCTCAATCCCAAGCTTTAGTCTTGAGCGAGAGCGTTCTTCTTGGGTTGCCGTTGGAGGATAGCCACGGGCGCTATTTCCAGTGTTGCTATAAGGGGGAAGGAGCCATGCCAGCCACCGAATCACGCAATCAAGCCCTGTTGGAGTTGCGGCAAAAGGTTGTCCCACACGGGGTTTCACAGGTTCATCCGGTCGTGGCGGATAAAGCGCTGGGCGGAAAGATCTGGGACGTGGACGGGCGGGAGTACCTGGACTGGGTCGGCGGGATCGGGGTGCTCAACGTAGGACATAACCATCCAAAGGTAGTCCGGGCGGTCCGGGAGCAGCTCGAGCGCTTCTGCCACACCTGCTTCCAGGTCACAGCCTACGAGCCTTACATCCGGTTAGCAGAAAAACTCTGCCAAAGCGCCCCGGGCGACTTCGAGAAGAAAGCCTTTTTCGTGACTACCGGAGCCGAGGCCACCGAGAACGCCATCAAGATCGCTCGAGCCTCTACTGGGCGGAGTGCGGTAATCGCCTTCCGGCATAGCTTTCACGGGCGTACCCTGATGGGCATGACCCTCACCGGCAAAGCCCAGCCCTACCGCCAGAACTTCGGCCCCTTCGCCCCCGAGGTCTACCACGCGCCGTATCCTTACGAATACCGGGGGGTAGACACCCAAGCAGCGCTCGAGGGCCTACAAGAACTCTTCGACACCGAGGTCTCGCCGGAGCGGGTAGCGGCCCTCATCATCGAGCCGCAGCTGGGCGAGGGGGGCTTCGTCCCTGCCCCGGCGGAGTTCCTGCGCTCGCTGCGAGCCCTCACGCAAAAGCACGGCATCGTCTTGATCGACGACGAGATCCAAACCGGCATCGGGCGCACCGGCAAGTTTTGGGCCATCGAGCACGCGGGCATCGAACCGGACCTGATCTGCTTCGCCAAGAGCATCGGCGGCGGGCTACCCATCGCGGGCGTGCTGGGCCGCGCGGAGATCATGGACGCCCCCCTCCCCGGCGGGCTAGGGGGAACCTTCGCGGGAAACCCCTTAGCCTGCGCAGCGGGGCTGGCGGTGCTCGAGGTCTTCGCAGAGGAAGGTTTGCTCGAGCGGGGCCAAAGGCTCGGGGAGATCCTCCACGAGGGCTTCAGGAAGCTGCAGTCGCGCTTTCCGCACATCGGCGACGTACGCGGCCTGGGGCCGATGGTGGCCATTGAGATCGTCCAGGACCCCTCCACCAAGGAACCCGACCCCGTCCTCACCCACCGGGTCTTCGAGGCAGCTCGCGAGCGAGGGCTACTCCTGATGAAGGCTGGGATGTACTCCAACGTGATCCGCTGTCTGGTCCCGCTGGTGGTGAGCGAGGCCGAGGTGCATAAGGGGTTGGAGATCCTCGAGCAAAGCTTCGAGGCCGCGCTTGGGTAAGCGCTCAGGAGGATTATGGGCTGTATGGGTTTAAGTTGGCTTGCCAGCGGTAGGGTGGGGTGAGGAATACCATGGCTGTGTCTACACCCGCGAATCCCCAGAACCCGGCCGCCCTGGGAACCTTATCGGTGCGGGAGGTGGTAAAACGCTTCGGGGAGGTAGCTGCACTGCGGGGGGTAAGCCTGGAGATCGAGAAAGGCGAGTTCTTCACGCTCCTGGGTCCCTCGGGCTGTGGCAAGACCACGTTGCTCAGGATCATCGCGGGCTTTGAGCTGCCGGACGAGGGAAAAGTGTGGCTGAATGGAGCAGACATCTCCTCCTGGCCAGCCAACCGCCGCCCCATCAACACAGTTTTTCAGAGCTACGCCCTGTTCCCCCATCTCAACGTCTTCGAGAACGTGGCGTTCGGCCTCAAAAGCCGCCGCTTCCCCAAGGACCTGGTCGAGCAGCGGGTGGAGTACGCGCTGGGGCTCTTGCAGATCGAGCCGTTCGCCAACCGCTACCCCCACCAGCTTTCCGGCGGCCAGAAGCAGCGGGTGGCCATGGCCAGGGCCTTGGTCAACGAACCCGAGGTGCTGCTGTTGGACGAGCCGATGAGCGCCCTCGATGCTAAACTCCGCGCCGAGGTGCAGGTGGGGCTGCGCCGCCTACAGCGCTCGCTGGGAACCACCTTTATCCTGGTCACCCACGACCAGGACGAGGCCATGACGGTCTCGGACCGCATCGCGGTGATGCGCGAGGGGCAGGTGGTGCAAGTAGGTAGCCCCGAGGAAGTCTACGCCGAGCCCAAGACCCGCTTCGTGGCTGAGTTTTTGGGAACTGCCAACCTGATCCCGGCCAAGAAGAGCGGCAGCGGGGCGGAAACTCCCCTGGGACACCTCCAGGTGGCGCGCCTGCTGCCCTGGAGCGAGGGGACCCTGGCTATCCGCCCCGAGCGGGTGCAGATCTGCCCCACCCCACCCCCTGTCAACGGGGTCGCGGCTCGGGTACGCGATGTGGTCTATCGGGGCTCGCACCAAGAGGTCTGGCTCGAGCCCGACAATCTGCGGGTCCGTGCCGCACCCTACCCCGCGCTCTCCCCCGGTCAGGAAGTGTGGGCTGGGCTGCCGCCCGAGGGGTTGGTGGTGCTGGATGATTGAGGCCAAACGCAAGATGCTAAACGCAAAACGCCTGGGGAGCGGCTGCGCTTTACATCCAGCACCTTGTCGGAGGTACGCATGAGCCGCCTTTTGGTCTGGTACGGCGAACTCGGCACGGCAGGCTCAATCCTCCGGCGGGGGTTGGCGCTGTTGCTGCCCGCTTTACTATGGCTGTTGGCCTTCCTGATCCTGCCGAGCTTGGCCTTGGTAGCGGTGGCCTTTGCCGAGCGGGGGAACTTCGGGGAGATCATCTGGAACTTCAGCCTGGAAAACCTCTCGAGGCTTCTCGGTTACGGCATCTTTGGCTGGAGCCCGGACAACCTGATCATCCTGGCCCGCACCGTCTGGGTGGCCTTCATAACCACCCTGATCTCGGGGCTGCTGGCCTACCCTCTGGCCTTTTTCATCGCCAGCCGCAAGCCCCAACAGCGCTACTTGTGGCTAGCGCTGGTCATCATCCCCTTCTGGACCAACCTGGTGATCCGCACCTACGCCTGGCAGCTCCTGTTTGCTCCACAGATGCCCTTCGCCCGGATCGCCGCCGCCCTTCACCTGATTGAGCCAGGAACCGCGCTCAACCCCAGTTCCTTCGCGGTGTACGTGGGCATGGTCTCGGCCTTCCTGCCCTTTTTGGTGCTTCCCTTGTACTCCTCGGTCGAGCGGTTGGACTGGAGCTTGGTGGAAGCCGCCCAAGATCTCTACGGGGGCCGCAGCCGGGTGTTCTTCCAGGCCATCCTGCCGCAAACCCTGCCGGGCCTCACGGTGGGGGTCATCCTCACCTTCATCCCGGCGATGGGCATGTTCGTGGTTCCGGACCTGTTGGGCGGGGCCAAGTACCTGCTGGTGGGAAATCTCATTCAGCAGCAGTTCTTCTCCAGCCGCGACTGGCCCTTCGGGGCCGCCCTCAGCCTGGGCCTGGTGTTGCTGACCCTCATCGCCTTGCGGATTTACCGGCGCAGCGGAAAGGACGTGGATCTGGTATGAGGCTGATGGCTGGAGGCAAGACTCAAAACGCAAAACGCAAGACACAAGACGCAAAACGCAAAACGCCGCTCGACCATGGTTTAGGGCGTTCAGCGTTTAGCCTTTTGCGTTTGGCGCACTTTTGGTTGTCGGCCCCCGACCATCCACGTATCCCGGCCTTCGACACAGCCGGAGGCTCTTTATGAGCCGCGTCCACCCCGCCGTAGGCATCACCGCTGTCCTGACGCTGGCCTTTTTGTACTTGCCCATGCTGGCAGTGGCGGTGTTCTCGGTGAACAAAACCCGCTACGGGCTCGAGTGGGGCGGTTTTAGCTGGAAGTGGTACACCGGGCTCTTCCAAAACGACCAGATTCTCGAGGCCGCGCGCAACACGCTGGTGCTGGCGGTGGTCTCGACCCTGATCGCCACCGTTCTCGGCACCATGCTGGCTTTGGCCCTCGAGCGCTACCCCTGGGGACGGCGGGTGCGAGGCTGGCTCGAGACCGCGCTGTATCTCCCGGTAGTCACCCCAGACATCATCCTGGCGGCAGCCTTGGTGGTGGCGTTCAGCTTTTTGCGGCTGGTCTCCGGGATTTTCGAGCTGGGGATGGTCTCGATGATCATCGGACACGTCACCTTCCAGATCGCCTTCGTAGCCCTGGTGGTGCAAAGCCGGCTAAGGAGCCTGGGCCGCGACCTAGACGAGGCGGCCCGGGACCTCTACGCCAGCTACGGCTACTACGTGCGCCGGGTGTTGCTGCCCCTCTTGGCCCCAGGAATCGTGGCCGGGGCCATGCTGGCCTTTACCCTCTCGCTCGATGACTTCGTGATCAGCTTCTTCACCGCCGGGCCGACCTCGCAGACCCTTCCGCTTTTCATCTACGCTTCGGTGCGGCGGGGGGTCACGCCAGAGATCCATGCGCTCTCGACCCTCATCTTCCTGGCGACGGTGCTTTTGGTGCTCATGTCGGAGCGGCTGAGCCGACGGGCCGCTTGAACCCATCTCATGACCCTCTCGCCCCCACCGCTTAGGCTGTCCCAAAACCAACGGAGGTAACTGTGCAACGAATCCTGATCTTGCTGACCCTGGCTTTAGCATCCTTGGCTTTCGCCCAGAACAAGGAGATGCGGCTATTTATCTGGTCGGAGTACATAGACCCCAAGATCCTGGAGGACTTCACCCAGCAGACCGGCATCAAGGTGCGGGTAGACCTCTACGAGTCCAACGAGGACATGCTGGCCAAGCTGCAAGCCGGGGGGGTGAGCCAGTACGACGTGATCGTGCCCGGTGATTACATCATCCCTACCCTGATCCAGCTCAAGCTGATCCAGCCTTTCGACAAGAGCAAGATCCCCAACTTGAAGAACCTCGATCCCAAGTTCGCCAACCCCCCGTACGACCCCGGTAACCGCTACAGCGCGGCCTACCAGTGGGGCATGTCGGGGATCATGTACCGCAAGGACCGGGTTCCAACCCCCAAAAGCTGGAGCGTGATCCTGGGGCCGGGCGGGAGCGGGCCCTTCGTGCTGATGGACTCGATCCGGGAGATGATGGGCGGAGCCTTACGCTATTTGGGTTACAGCATCAATAGCAAAGACCCCAAGCAAGTACAGGCCGCTGGTAAAGTACTGCTCGAGGCGAAAAAGAGCAGCCGCTTCTTGGGTTTTGAAGGCGGCGTGGGGGCCAAGAACCGCCTGGTGGCGGGAACCGCGACCTATGCGGTGGTCTATAACGGCGATGCCATCAAAGCCGCCGCCGAAAATGACAAGGTGGGCTTCGTGGTGCCGCAGGAGGGCGCAGCCCTCTTTGTAGACAACCTGGCGATCCCCGCCAAAGCCCCTAACCCCGAGGCGGCCCACAAGTTCATCAACTTCATCCTCGATCCCAAGATCGGGGCTCGGCTCTCCAACTTCAACCGCTACGCCACCCCCAACAAGGCCGCCCTACCCTATATCAACCCCGCTGACCGCAAAAACCCAGCTATCTATCCTGACGCCAAGGTGATGGCAAAGCTCGAGTTCGTCTTGGATCTGGGCAAGGACACCCGCCTCTACGACGAGGTGTGGACCGCGGTCAAAAGCCGCTGAACGCACTATGGACGTCCAGAAGGCTTGCATTCCTCCGCCGGGTGAACCTTGGGCTCACCTTAGATAGCCGAACTGAATTAGAACGAACATGGTGCTCACTGCTTGGAGAAAGACGGAGGAATCATGCCCTATATCAACCTGAAAACCCCCATTCCCGGCCCCAAAAGCCAGGAACTTCAGGCCCGCCGGGCTGCTGCGGTGACCGCCGCGCTGGCCCAGGCCAACCCCATCGCGGTCAAGAAAGCCCACGGCTCGCTGGTGGAGGACGTGGACGGCAACACCCTCATTGACCTCGCCGGGGGCATCGGCGTGCTGGCGGTGGGGCACACCCCCCAAAGCGTGGTGGAGGCCATCCAGGCCCAGGCCGACGAGCTATTGCACATGTGCTCGATCGTCGCCAACTATGAGCCCTACGTGGCCCTCTGCGAAGCCCTGAACCGGCTCACTCCCGGCGCCTTTCCCAAAAAGACCCTGCTCAGTAGCGGTGGGGCCGAGGCGGTGGAGAACGCGGTGAAGTTCGCCCGGCGCTACACCGGGCGAGCGGGAATCCTGGTCTTCGAGGGGGCTTACCACGGGCGCACCAACCTGACTATGGCCATGACCAGCAAGTGGGGCCTGTTCAAGAAGGGCTTCGGGCCGTTCGCGCCGGAGGTCTACCGACTGCCGCTGCCCAACCCCTACCGCACGCCAAACGGGATGTCCGAAGAGGAGTGGGTGGACTGGTGCTGCTGGAACCTCGAGAACGCCCTCACCGCCCACATTGACCCTTCGGCCCTGGCGGCCATAGTGATCGAGCCGGTGATCGGGGAGGGTGGGTTTATCCCGGTTCCCCACAAGTTTTTGCGCAAGATCCGCCAGATCTGCGACGCCACCGGCGCGGTGATGATCGCTGACGAGATCCAGTCCGGCTCAGGGCGCACCGGGAAGCTGTGGGCCATCGAGCATTCCGGGGTAATCCCCGACCTGGTGATCTCGGCCAAGAGCCTGGGGGGCGGGATGCCCATCTCGGCGGTAACGGGCCGGGCGGAGATCCTGGATAGCCCGCACGTAGGCGGGGTGGGAAGTACCTACGGCGGAAACCCGCTGGCCTGTGTGGCGGCTTTGAAGGCCCTCGAGATCCTCCAGTCCCCCGGCTTCCTCGAGCACGCCCAACACATCGAGCGCATCGTCCGTGAGACCTTTGAGCCCATAAAGTCGGAGGTCGTGGCGCTGGGTGACGTGCGCGGGGTGGGGGCGATGATGGCCCTCGAGTTCGTCAAGGATAAAACCAGCAAGGAGCCTTGGTCGGACTTCGCCATGAACACCATCAAAGAGGCCAGCCAGAACGGGGTCATCTTGATCCGGGCCGGGCTCTACACCAACTGCATCCGCTTCCTGCCCGCGCTGGACATTCCTCAAGACATGCTCCGAGAAGCCTTAGGGGTCGTGGCGAATGCCATCCGCACCACGCACCAAGCGATGGCGGCGACGGCGTGAGGAAGTCGATGGTCGTGGCTGCTGGAGGCAAAACGCAAAACGCTGGTGGGCTGGTGGATCGTGATTTCTTGCGTTTAGCACCTAGCCTTTTGCGTACGACGGTTGCTTTGCCCAAAGGGTAAACCCGC
This window harbors:
- the hslO gene encoding Hsp33 family molecular chaperone HslO — translated: MGRLIRGLAAEGNLRVLAADTTDITEEARRRHGLSATATAALGRAMTGGLLLAFLLSKTPRERVGLRFDGDGPLGGLIVDAGPDGSVRAYAKNPQAEIPLRADGKLNVGGLVGKGQLRVNRALSNGEIYDSSTELVSGEIAEDLAHYLWQSEQVPSAVLLGVRVYGDGSVQVAGGVIIQVMPEAPQAVIDALEANLSRVGGITPLLAEYGMERTVELLLQGLDYQRTDLTALGFKENSIPLQFQCTCSQQKALEALVFFDRSEREDMIAKDGGAEAVCHWCNERYWITPPEIRSLAEPSTGKEVRCPDCGRLWYFQTAEGLEVHHDGESCTCGRAVRLSEAPQA
- the gabT gene encoding 4-aminobutyrate--2-oxoglutarate transaminase, with translation MPATESRNQALLELRQKVVPHGVSQVHPVVADKALGGKIWDVDGREYLDWVGGIGVLNVGHNHPKVVRAVREQLERFCHTCFQVTAYEPYIRLAEKLCQSAPGDFEKKAFFVTTGAEATENAIKIARASTGRSAVIAFRHSFHGRTLMGMTLTGKAQPYRQNFGPFAPEVYHAPYPYEYRGVDTQAALEGLQELFDTEVSPERVAALIIEPQLGEGGFVPAPAEFLRSLRALTQKHGIVLIDDEIQTGIGRTGKFWAIEHAGIEPDLICFAKSIGGGLPIAGVLGRAEIMDAPLPGGLGGTFAGNPLACAAGLAVLEVFAEEGLLERGQRLGEILHEGFRKLQSRFPHIGDVRGLGPMVAIEIVQDPSTKEPDPVLTHRVFEAARERGLLLMKAGMYSNVIRCLVPLVVSEAEVHKGLEILEQSFEAALG
- a CDS encoding ABC transporter ATP-binding protein; protein product: MAVSTPANPQNPAALGTLSVREVVKRFGEVAALRGVSLEIEKGEFFTLLGPSGCGKTTLLRIIAGFELPDEGKVWLNGADISSWPANRRPINTVFQSYALFPHLNVFENVAFGLKSRRFPKDLVEQRVEYALGLLQIEPFANRYPHQLSGGQKQRVAMARALVNEPEVLLLDEPMSALDAKLRAEVQVGLRRLQRSLGTTFILVTHDQDEAMTVSDRIAVMREGQVVQVGSPEEVYAEPKTRFVAEFLGTANLIPAKKSGSGAETPLGHLQVARLLPWSEGTLAIRPERVQICPTPPPVNGVAARVRDVVYRGSHQEVWLEPDNLRVRAAPYPALSPGQEVWAGLPPEGLVVLDD
- a CDS encoding ABC transporter permease; amino-acid sequence: MSRLLVWYGELGTAGSILRRGLALLLPALLWLLAFLILPSLALVAVAFAERGNFGEIIWNFSLENLSRLLGYGIFGWSPDNLIILARTVWVAFITTLISGLLAYPLAFFIASRKPQQRYLWLALVIIPFWTNLVIRTYAWQLLFAPQMPFARIAAALHLIEPGTALNPSSFAVYVGMVSAFLPFLVLPLYSSVERLDWSLVEAAQDLYGGRSRVFFQAILPQTLPGLTVGVILTFIPAMGMFVVPDLLGGAKYLLVGNLIQQQFFSSRDWPFGAALSLGLVLLTLIALRIYRRSGKDVDLV
- a CDS encoding ABC transporter permease, producing the protein MSRVHPAVGITAVLTLAFLYLPMLAVAVFSVNKTRYGLEWGGFSWKWYTGLFQNDQILEAARNTLVLAVVSTLIATVLGTMLALALERYPWGRRVRGWLETALYLPVVTPDIILAAALVVAFSFLRLVSGIFELGMVSMIIGHVTFQIAFVALVVQSRLRSLGRDLDEAARDLYASYGYYVRRVLLPLLAPGIVAGAMLAFTLSLDDFVISFFTAGPTSQTLPLFIYASVRRGVTPEIHALSTLIFLATVLLVLMSERLSRRAA
- a CDS encoding polyamine ABC transporter substrate-binding protein, encoding MQRILILLTLALASLAFAQNKEMRLFIWSEYIDPKILEDFTQQTGIKVRVDLYESNEDMLAKLQAGGVSQYDVIVPGDYIIPTLIQLKLIQPFDKSKIPNLKNLDPKFANPPYDPGNRYSAAYQWGMSGIMYRKDRVPTPKSWSVILGPGGSGPFVLMDSIREMMGGALRYLGYSINSKDPKQVQAAGKVLLEAKKSSRFLGFEGGVGAKNRLVAGTATYAVVYNGDAIKAAAENDKVGFVVPQEGAALFVDNLAIPAKAPNPEAAHKFINFILDPKIGARLSNFNRYATPNKAALPYINPADRKNPAIYPDAKVMAKLEFVLDLGKDTRLYDEVWTAVKSR
- a CDS encoding aspartate aminotransferase family protein encodes the protein MPYINLKTPIPGPKSQELQARRAAAVTAALAQANPIAVKKAHGSLVEDVDGNTLIDLAGGIGVLAVGHTPQSVVEAIQAQADELLHMCSIVANYEPYVALCEALNRLTPGAFPKKTLLSSGGAEAVENAVKFARRYTGRAGILVFEGAYHGRTNLTMAMTSKWGLFKKGFGPFAPEVYRLPLPNPYRTPNGMSEEEWVDWCCWNLENALTAHIDPSALAAIVIEPVIGEGGFIPVPHKFLRKIRQICDATGAVMIADEIQSGSGRTGKLWAIEHSGVIPDLVISAKSLGGGMPISAVTGRAEILDSPHVGGVGSTYGGNPLACVAALKALEILQSPGFLEHAQHIERIVRETFEPIKSEVVALGDVRGVGAMMALEFVKDKTSKEPWSDFAMNTIKEASQNGVILIRAGLYTNCIRFLPALDIPQDMLREALGVVANAIRTTHQAMAATA